caattatgctgaactgcgtagcttattatgcataactggttatgcagtaaaagaaaacatggtgaactgcataacttattatgcataactgcttatgcagttaaaatacaaacattgtttaactgcataacatcttatgcagatccaaaaataactgcatgaccttttatgcattatttagagtatctgcataacttgttatgcatataaaaagccTTATTATATTGGTTAAGCATACCCTTCATCacacattgtttaactgcataaaatcttatgcagatccaacattgactgcatgacaagttatgcattgtttagagtatctgcataacctgttatgcatataaagttatgccttccctgatgagtgttattaaACCATGTTGCAGTTTTAggagaactttagagatgagtacagtgcaatggagttggaactctgtgaaatcgaaactaaaagattgaatcgaaaagatctgcattgatcgtaaattcaaaaacaagcttaaaatatctaaaaatccattcgaaaacctaaattaaactctgtaacttaaaataatagatcataatcttaaagaaactaaaacctaaaatcgaatcaagattaaacaagatcagaatcaaagttaaacaagatcaaaatcaaagataaaacgaacgaacctgagcttgaatttcagattatctttgctgagtaaattgaatctctcaatcagctccttcgcaactctcgataattcaatacttcatctctcGCTCCGGCTCTATCTCAATCTCTTAGAACAAAATCTCAATACAAAATCTCAAAACATAAAGTGAGGTTaaacttggaaataaaataaaaagaaaactgaattttgaaaattttgggtttcggcAGAATTTATACGCCGATTTTGGGTGTGCGTGTGATCTTTTACAcgcgtgggtttgacagtggtggaaggtgagaaaatgggtgtggctgtagttttcacatatCATATTAATAAATTAATCTCATTCCATATTTATAGTATCCTTTAAATACCCATAAACGGAAATCCCAAATGTCTAATTGGGCCGTACGTCCGTAGGACGGAGGCCCTACATCAGTTTGGTTCCTTAATTTGGATAAGTTGGTGCATTTTGGGGACctaaccctagttagtaagtttgcgaatgattcgcgaacgtttccatatcacgaattttaccatcTTATTCGCGTATGTTTGCACTCTGAATCCAagacgcgtattatgtggcattcccaaATTATTCGTGAACCGTTCACGAACTTTACGTATCCTAAATGATACATCCGcctaattcgccataaattctttaggtTTTACATTTTCAAAGGTCCCACTTTTTGaactttactgcctcccgagcatacatgACCCAATATTAGACGTTGTTGTAACTTTTACGAAACAAAAATGATTGAAgaaatttgaaggtgaaggtgagagagatctcaaactcactaaccaagcatctaagcCACTATACCACGTCCTCTTGGACGACTAATGTTgtttatattattaatatcatcatattaagtttattttttatttaaataactcacacatatgcataaaaattggtcttttGACCTTAtatatacaaattatttgttataatatagataccgaattttcagagctgAACTCGCATTTATACATCGAAtgatacacgtacgtatgccgttccgaattaataaCGAACCACaccccgttgaccgaattttggaccgaatctgagttttacaaaaccgtataatactcgtacgtttgccgttccgtacgtttccgaattccgaattgctaactagggaccTAACCTTTTGTTTTACCGTAGttatgaaaaagtaggtttgggCTGGATTTTGAGGAGCCGGGTCTGGTAGGATGGGTTCGTCCAGAGAATTAGTAACAGCGGGCGTTCGCGAGTTCAAAGAAGCTTCAACCGGAGAGTAAGTAGGTTAGCTGATGGTGAGAATACGTAGTCAGATATATCTACTGTTGTATTCTCGCGTGGTGATATAAAGGGAAGCCAGGATATATATGTTTCCAAGCAGACACGAACAAACAGAAAAACAATTCAAACACTACCAATTTATTATCAAAGAAAATGAATACACAAAACAATAAAAACTGGAACACAAAGCCAGCAGAGAATCAATGATATGTAGAGGTAAAAAGCCTAAACAACCACAAGCGAGGACAATCGATCACAAAAGGAATAAACACGAACAAAAGGAGTTGAAATAAACTAATCCAGTTCCATGATACGTCAGGGTTCAGTGTGCCTTACTTTTTAGATTTGAAGTACTCAAGTAACCTTAATACAACCGATACgagtgaaagaaagaaaaataaagttgCAGCGACCAGATAAATACCCGACCATGGATTGTCAAAATATGTTTTCCTCAAGGTCGCTTTGCAGAAATTCCAGCGGTCACAGTAATATATGTTCACTTTCTTATGTATATCAGCATAGTAGTCGTCCTTCAAATATATGTCAGAACAAAGCTTATTGAAGATGTTACAGACATCATCATCGGTACCCAAAGTATGAGTAATGATTCCTTGATTACGAAGTAGTGTGACATCTGCAGCAGAACTTACCAGGTTATCCATGAATATGGCATATGAGGTCATGTAATATGGAGATCCATTTCGATCAAAGTACTGCTCAGAAGCAATGAGATTCCTAAAAAAACGACCAGTATTGATACCGACTACAAGACGAGGGATTCTCATCACTCCGTCGACAAATTGAACATCTAGGAAACTACCATCATCAGGGCCTATTTCAAAAGTAACTCCTGCTCGTGCTAATTCTGTCGCACTTGGAATGACACTTCCTGATAACTTATAACTACTGTTGGGTGTAGGGCAGATAAATATGATGAAGTACTTGAAAACTTGCAGCAGTGGCTTTCTAAGCATTCTTATCAGTTTTGTGAACATTGAGATTGGCGAAAAACTGATTTGAACAGCATGTGTTTCATTATTGGAATGATGATCAGGGTTCATGGATTTAGCAACTAGATCGAGTAAATGCTTATTACCTTCCCAGAGAGATGCTTGTTGCAACTTCGTAATGGTATTGATTTTTCTCGGCAATTCGATATTGTCTTTGAATGTGGTCAGTGCAACCCCTTGGAAGGTATTCATGCCCTTCGACTTGTTCTTTTCCGCAGTTAGGTTGAATAAACGTTCGAGAACGAATATAGGAATTTGGTTTTCCATGAGCAAGAGATCCCAGAGAAGCGTACTCTTGGCCCATATATTATGAAATAAAAATTTGTCGTCTACCAGCTTCGTTCCTGTTAAGGCATGGAAGATTCCGATGATGAACAAACCGTCTAACACCATCATCTCTATGAATTCCTTGCTTTCGAGGTTGATTGGTTCCGAGTAGCTCTGGCGAATTTTTTCTTCCATCTTCCCAATAGATTCAACGCAATTCTTGAATACCCTTTGTATTGAATCAAAATTATGCTCTTCTCTTGTTCGATTTAGAACGTTGCTCATATAGTGCAGCTTGCATTCTTCCATTGCTTTAAGGGATTCTTTTCCCCTGTGGAAGGGACCAATAGACACCAGTAA
This DNA window, taken from Papaver somniferum cultivar HN1 chromosome 3, ASM357369v1, whole genome shotgun sequence, encodes the following:
- the LOC113362241 gene encoding UPF0481 protein At3g47200-like, translated to MATKGDNSEILADNPLLPQVKNEQQSISVEEMIAKFDKSSEHIWRPYQELICIRRVHEKLHKMTDPSSYAPLLVSIGPFHRGKESLKAMEECKLHYMSNVLNRTREEHNFDSIQRVFKNCVESIGKMEEKIRQSYSEPINLESKEFIEMMVLDGLFIIGIFHALTGTKLVDDKFLFHNIWAKSTLLWDLLLMENQIPIFVLERLFNLTAEKNKSKGMNTFQGVALTTFKDNIELPRKINTITKLQQASLWEGNKHLLDLVAKSMNPDHHSNNETHAVQISFSPISMFTKLIRMLRKPLLQVFKYFIIFICPTPNSSYKLSGSVIPSATELARAGVTFEIGPDDGSFLDVQFVDGVMRIPRLVVGINTGRFFRNLIASEQYFDRNGSPYYMTSYAIFMDNLVSSAADVTLLRNQGIITHTLGTDDDVCNIFNKLCSDIYLKDDYYADIHKKVNIYYCDRWNFCKATLRKTYFDNPWSGIYLVAATLFFFLSLVSVVLRLLEYFKSKK